A window of the Deinococcus aquiradiocola genome harbors these coding sequences:
- a CDS encoding ATP-binding protein, which translates to MSGGTVLLILKLTGAPGVTVAGAHVPLRSRRLALLAYLALEGEQSRARLAALLFPALDPEEGRARLRLDLHRALHSPLRVGLVADGERVSLVGECDVWRFRQALAAGDWAGALGVWRGPLLEDVTFDDAPALQEWLEARRAGLALDVTRALHGRMGVHDGDGQPDAALEVQRALLAHQPLSEAACDALTRRLARMGRRAEALEEQARFRARFVEALGLEPLLEHRLAPDGAGGPGVGAAPEAGGTVPRGGLTRPPLVGREGLWQQLSDWHAAPGGPALLLLGEGGVGKSRLAGAFAEHVGGRTLTLRGAEAAQDVPFGALLTALRDAGTERLGTLEPRVLAALAEVLPEVNVPRAAGRAGRGALEGVSEARLLDALAAALRAAAAGADLLLLDDLHWLDPSSVRVLVQAERQLRGGGPRLLATARPGELQRHLPLARWLNDLERAGRLDRLEVAPLSEVSVLRLIRLLSGSARATGFARALHGLSGGNPYALLAFVQGLVSRGHLETGGPDGWTLHLDLADLAGELPSTLRGVLLHTLRSRGEDVVRVLEAAALRGLQFEPDAAVAGSGLDGAAGAAALALAAEHRWTLPLPDGRARLEHDLLRQALLDDLAPDRAREVHLRLARHLDRLQVKGLQAVPPAERARHWEGAGERTIAGPLWLQAAEAAGALWAHREALHALERALACTPGAADRLALHRQRGRHWQALAQLGAWRDELDAADTLQREARVPGEDLRLALERTHLLIREGELEAALALTEAWAEGEPGPERGLLQHERGSVLLELGRHAQAHAVLTAALAEAEPGSLLAANLHTTLAAVAYEQRDAPGGLQHAARAAETFHALGRVQGLVAAHVNASDLHLLAGDRDAARSALEVALGHALASQQFRLIQHTLLGLVDVTRGQGDAAAGLRYATQGLEAAEREEHPSGIAAFTAALAEFRSGRGAQDAERHPSTETPT; encoded by the coding sequence GTGTCCGGGGGTACCGTCCTGCTCATCCTGAAGCTGACCGGAGCGCCGGGCGTGACGGTGGCTGGCGCGCACGTGCCGCTGCGTTCCCGGCGGCTGGCGCTGCTCGCGTACCTCGCGCTGGAGGGGGAGCAGTCGCGGGCGCGGCTGGCGGCGCTGCTGTTCCCGGCGCTGGACCCGGAGGAGGGCCGGGCGCGGCTGAGGCTGGACCTGCACCGTGCGCTGCACTCGCCGCTGCGGGTGGGGCTGGTGGCGGACGGGGAGCGCGTGTCGCTGGTCGGGGAGTGCGACGTGTGGAGGTTCCGGCAGGCGCTCGCGGCGGGTGACTGGGCGGGCGCGCTCGGCGTGTGGCGCGGGCCGCTGCTGGAGGACGTGACCTTCGACGACGCGCCCGCCCTGCAGGAGTGGCTGGAGGCGCGCCGGGCGGGCCTCGCGCTGGACGTGACGCGCGCCCTGCACGGCCGGATGGGCGTGCACGACGGGGACGGGCAGCCGGACGCGGCGCTGGAGGTGCAGCGCGCGCTGCTGGCGCACCAGCCGCTGTCGGAGGCGGCGTGTGACGCGCTCACGCGGCGGCTGGCGCGCATGGGCCGCCGTGCGGAAGCGCTGGAGGAACAGGCCCGGTTCCGCGCGCGGTTCGTGGAGGCGCTGGGGCTGGAGCCGCTGCTGGAGCACCGCCTCGCACCGGACGGTGCGGGCGGGCCGGGGGTGGGCGCGGCGCCGGAGGCGGGCGGGACGGTGCCGCGCGGGGGCCTGACGCGGCCGCCCCTGGTGGGGCGTGAGGGGTTGTGGCAGCAGCTCAGCGACTGGCACGCGGCTCCGGGAGGCCCGGCCCTGCTGCTGCTGGGGGAGGGCGGGGTCGGCAAGTCGCGGCTGGCGGGCGCGTTCGCGGAGCATGTGGGCGGGCGGACCCTCACGCTGCGCGGCGCGGAGGCCGCGCAGGACGTGCCGTTCGGGGCGCTGCTCACGGCGCTGCGCGACGCGGGCACGGAGCGTCTGGGGACGCTGGAGCCGCGCGTGCTGGCGGCCCTCGCCGAGGTGCTGCCGGAAGTGAATGTGCCGCGCGCGGCCGGGCGGGCGGGACGCGGGGCGCTGGAGGGCGTGAGCGAGGCGCGACTGCTGGACGCGCTCGCGGCCGCCCTGCGGGCCGCGGCCGCGGGGGCGGACCTGCTGCTGCTGGACGACCTGCACTGGCTGGACCCGTCGAGCGTCCGGGTGCTCGTGCAGGCGGAACGTCAGCTGCGGGGCGGCGGGCCGCGCCTGCTCGCCACGGCGCGGCCCGGTGAGCTGCAGCGCCACCTGCCGCTCGCCCGCTGGCTGAACGACCTGGAACGGGCCGGGCGGCTGGACCGGCTGGAGGTGGCGCCGCTGTCGGAGGTATCGGTGCTGCGCCTGATCCGGCTGCTGTCCGGCTCGGCGCGGGCCACGGGCTTCGCGCGGGCCCTGCACGGTCTGAGCGGCGGGAATCCGTACGCGCTGCTGGCGTTCGTGCAGGGCCTCGTGTCGCGCGGGCATCTGGAGACGGGCGGCCCGGACGGCTGGACGCTGCACCTGGACCTCGCGGACCTGGCGGGCGAGCTGCCGTCCACGCTGCGCGGCGTGCTGCTGCACACGCTCAGGAGCCGGGGGGAGGACGTGGTGAGGGTGCTGGAGGCGGCCGCGCTGCGCGGCCTGCAGTTCGAGCCGGACGCGGCCGTGGCGGGCAGCGGTCTGGACGGGGCGGCGGGAGCGGCCGCGCTGGCGCTCGCGGCGGAGCACCGCTGGACGCTGCCGCTTCCGGACGGCCGGGCGCGGCTGGAGCACGACCTGCTGCGTCAGGCGCTGCTGGACGACCTTGCCCCGGACCGCGCGAGGGAGGTGCACCTGCGGCTGGCCCGGCATCTGGACCGGCTGCAGGTGAAGGGCCTGCAGGCCGTCCCGCCGGCGGAACGCGCGCGGCACTGGGAGGGCGCGGGGGAACGGACCATAGCCGGGCCGCTGTGGCTGCAGGCCGCCGAGGCAGCGGGAGCGCTGTGGGCGCACCGGGAGGCGCTGCACGCGCTGGAACGCGCCCTGGCCTGCACACCCGGCGCAGCAGACCGTCTCGCGCTGCACCGGCAGCGCGGGCGGCACTGGCAGGCGCTCGCGCAGCTGGGCGCGTGGCGGGACGAGCTGGACGCCGCGGACACCCTGCAGCGGGAGGCGCGCGTGCCGGGCGAGGACCTGCGGCTCGCCCTGGAGCGCACGCACCTGCTCATCCGGGAGGGCGAACTGGAAGCGGCGCTCGCGCTCACGGAGGCCTGGGCGGAGGGCGAGCCTGGCCCCGAGCGTGGCCTGCTGCAGCACGAGCGGGGCTCGGTGCTGCTCGAACTGGGTCGGCACGCACAGGCGCACGCGGTCCTCACGGCGGCCCTCGCGGAGGCCGAGCCGGGGAGCCTGCTGGCCGCGAACCTGCACACCACGCTCGCGGCCGTGGCGTACGAGCAGCGGGACGCCCCCGGGGGCCTGCAGCACGCCGCGCGGGCTGCCGAGACCTTCCACGCGCTCGGGCGGGTGCAGGGCCTGGTGGCCGCGCACGTGAACGCGTCGGACCTGCACCTGCTCGCGGGCGACCGGGACGCGGCGCGCTCGGCGCTGGAGGTGGCGCTCGGGCACGCGCTGGCGTCGCAGCAGTTCCGGCTGATCCAGCACACGCTGCTCGGTCTGGTCGACGTGACGCGCGGGCAGGGCGACGCGGCAGCCGGCCTGCGGTACGCCACGCAGGGCCTGGAGGCCGCGGAACGCGAGGAGCACCCGTCCGGCATCGCGGCCTTCACGGCGGCCCTCGCGGAATTCCGATCGGGCCGCGGCGCGCAGGACGCGGAGCGGCACCCCAGCACTGAAACGCCAACATAA
- a CDS encoding bifunctional diguanylate cyclase/phosphodiesterase, translating into MSAETTALPVVPQLPSAAEDERLAELYRYGILDTLPEEAFDRACRVAALHFGVPLAYVGLMDRDRQYFKACYGADEREMDRRLTFCAYVIASGEPLVVEDLTLDVRFRPLPLVTDGLKLRFYAGAPLVTPTGSVIGTLCVMDTVPRTFSDADTRMLSDLAAGVVSELELRALRRRQACDETLLEQVSDAVIGTDVDGHLQYYNGAAAALYGFTAADVARPLTELFTSTSSLRPLLPSEVADGLNEEVHVRRDGRQLTVQRLVVPVTAADGRVLGYQCAVRDVTRLRADTATLQLLEGVTRDSADAVMILDAAGTAPEDLRVVYVNDAFERLAGQSRTDVVGRVPAHHARLMHDPERAAPFLNAIRNRETVTMDLPGPSRPDGRPLTLEVRLMPQSGPQHRWMVLMRDVTEARTNEQRLRLMERAVDRAGDGVMLCRRDSRTHEIRITYVNQAFTRLSGYRTDEVLGLDPNVLLLGAHGETHLQEVYARLARGEQAESRLLNTRKDGSLTWLDVSFSEVERTPDHTTWMVTQRDANQEVWTEITERETRAVLEMSVQDRALEDVLSGVCHLVVTRLPHVTVSIATREDDGTLLVQASDSRAGTVALLQKLRMVGPLRVGPQDGTFGYVVTHGEALFLTDLQAYPGPHRYRQALQQEGIRGIWTLPILGRQGQTAGAINVFVPEGRLPNPEELHLIEDAARLCSLILVRHRTQRELQHLALFDPLTGLPNRAQFQTLLTQTIQRAQREGQRFAVGLLDLDRFKGINDTLGHDAGDDLLQQVAVRLQEAFREEDVVARMGGDEFTLILPCRSLRTDFTAGIQRQIERVFQAPFQLHGREVFIRGSLGLSLYPEDALSATDLLRQADVAMYHGKRSGVPVVLYDAGSATASGDPGLEADLYRALERGELQVHYQPIFGPTLERVGAEALLRWQHPRHGSIPPSVFIPLAESSGLIVPIGDWVLREATRQLNAWHATQPHLTVSVNLSARQFRNRDLVRDVADILRANGTPPHRVVLEVTESLLMDVPDAECVMRDLRQLGVQLDLDDFGTGYSSLSYLQRFPFTGLKIDRSFLSNLGLEAGADGPGANIVRSVVALAHSLNLTVTAEGVETPAQLKFLQGIGCEHLQGYHLGRPARPAPLP; encoded by the coding sequence ATGAGCGCTGAAACCACTGCCCTGCCTGTCGTTCCGCAGCTGCCGAGTGCGGCAGAGGACGAACGTCTCGCGGAACTGTACCGGTACGGCATCCTCGACACGCTGCCGGAGGAAGCCTTCGACCGGGCGTGCCGGGTGGCCGCGCTGCATTTCGGCGTGCCGCTCGCGTACGTCGGCCTGATGGACCGCGACCGGCAGTACTTCAAGGCGTGCTACGGCGCGGACGAACGTGAAATGGACCGCCGCCTGACATTCTGCGCGTACGTGATCGCGTCCGGCGAACCGCTGGTGGTGGAGGACCTGACACTGGACGTGCGCTTCCGCCCGCTGCCGCTCGTGACGGACGGCCTGAAGCTGCGCTTCTATGCGGGCGCGCCGCTCGTCACGCCGACCGGATCGGTGATCGGGACGCTGTGCGTCATGGACACCGTGCCGCGCACCTTCAGCGACGCGGACACGCGCATGCTGTCGGACCTCGCGGCGGGCGTGGTGAGCGAACTGGAACTCCGTGCCCTGCGACGGCGGCAGGCGTGCGACGAGACGCTGCTGGAACAGGTGTCGGACGCCGTGATCGGCACGGACGTGGACGGGCACCTCCAGTACTACAACGGAGCGGCCGCGGCCCTGTACGGCTTCACGGCCGCCGACGTGGCGCGCCCCCTCACGGAACTGTTCACCTCAACGTCCAGCCTGCGGCCCCTGCTGCCGTCGGAGGTTGCGGACGGACTGAACGAGGAGGTGCACGTGCGGCGCGACGGGCGTCAACTGACCGTGCAGCGCCTCGTCGTGCCGGTCACGGCGGCAGACGGACGGGTCCTCGGGTACCAGTGTGCGGTGCGCGACGTGACGCGCCTGAGAGCGGACACCGCGACCCTGCAACTCCTCGAGGGTGTGACACGCGACTCGGCAGACGCCGTCATGATCCTCGACGCGGCTGGCACGGCCCCGGAGGACCTGCGGGTCGTGTACGTGAACGACGCGTTCGAGCGGCTCGCCGGTCAGTCGCGAACGGACGTGGTCGGGAGGGTGCCCGCCCATCATGCGCGCCTGATGCACGATCCGGAGCGCGCCGCACCCTTCCTGAACGCCATACGGAACCGTGAGACGGTGACGATGGATCTGCCGGGACCGTCCCGGCCGGACGGTCGCCCGCTGACGCTGGAAGTGCGCCTGATGCCGCAGTCGGGACCGCAGCACCGCTGGATGGTGCTGATGCGCGACGTGACCGAGGCGCGCACCAACGAGCAGCGCCTGCGGCTGATGGAGCGTGCCGTGGACCGTGCCGGGGACGGCGTGATGCTCTGTCGGCGCGATTCCCGCACGCACGAGATCCGGATCACGTACGTCAACCAGGCCTTCACCCGCCTGAGCGGGTACCGGACAGACGAAGTGCTGGGCCTCGACCCGAACGTCCTGCTGCTCGGCGCGCACGGCGAGACGCACCTGCAGGAGGTGTACGCCCGCCTCGCGCGCGGCGAGCAGGCCGAGTCGAGACTCCTGAACACCCGCAAGGACGGCAGCCTCACGTGGCTCGACGTGTCGTTCAGCGAGGTGGAACGCACGCCGGACCACACCACCTGGATGGTCACGCAGCGCGACGCGAACCAGGAGGTCTGGACCGAGATCACGGAACGCGAGACGCGCGCCGTGCTGGAGATGTCCGTGCAGGACCGCGCGCTGGAGGACGTGCTGAGCGGCGTGTGCCACCTCGTCGTCACGCGTCTCCCACACGTGACCGTCTCCATCGCCACGCGTGAGGACGACGGGACGCTGCTCGTGCAGGCGAGCGACTCGCGGGCCGGCACGGTCGCGCTGCTGCAGAAGCTCCGCATGGTCGGCCCGCTGCGGGTCGGCCCGCAGGACGGAACGTTCGGGTACGTCGTCACGCACGGCGAGGCGCTGTTCCTGACGGACCTGCAGGCGTACCCGGGCCCTCACCGATACCGGCAGGCCCTCCAGCAGGAGGGCATTCGGGGGATCTGGACGCTCCCCATCCTGGGGCGGCAGGGGCAGACGGCAGGTGCCATCAACGTGTTCGTGCCGGAGGGCCGCCTCCCGAACCCCGAAGAGCTCCACCTGATCGAGGACGCCGCGCGCCTGTGCAGCCTGATCCTCGTGCGGCACCGCACGCAGCGGGAACTCCAGCACCTGGCGCTGTTCGACCCGCTGACCGGCCTCCCGAACCGCGCGCAGTTCCAGACGCTGCTCACACAGACCATTCAACGCGCGCAGCGCGAAGGGCAGCGCTTCGCGGTGGGTCTGCTGGACCTCGACCGGTTCAAGGGCATCAACGACACCCTCGGGCATGATGCCGGAGACGACCTGCTGCAGCAGGTGGCGGTCCGCCTTCAGGAGGCCTTCCGTGAGGAGGACGTCGTGGCACGCATGGGCGGCGACGAATTCACGCTGATCCTGCCGTGCCGCAGCCTGCGCACGGACTTCACGGCCGGCATCCAGCGCCAGATCGAACGGGTGTTTCAGGCGCCGTTCCAGCTTCACGGACGTGAAGTGTTCATCCGTGGCAGCCTGGGGCTCTCCCTGTACCCGGAAGACGCCCTGAGCGCCACCGACCTGCTGCGGCAGGCAGACGTCGCCATGTACCACGGCAAACGCAGCGGCGTGCCGGTCGTGCTGTACGACGCGGGCAGCGCCACCGCCAGCGGCGACCCGGGCCTCGAAGCGGACCTGTACCGCGCGCTGGAACGCGGCGAACTGCAGGTCCACTACCAGCCGATCTTCGGCCCGACCCTGGAACGCGTCGGCGCGGAAGCCCTGCTGCGCTGGCAGCACCCGCGACACGGCAGCATCCCGCCTTCCGTCTTCATCCCCCTCGCCGAGAGCAGCGGCCTGATCGTCCCCATCGGCGACTGGGTGCTGCGCGAGGCGACCCGGCAGCTGAACGCCTGGCACGCCACGCAGCCGCATCTGACGGTCAGCGTGAACCTCAGCGCGCGGCAATTCCGGAACCGTGACCTGGTACGGGACGTGGCCGACATCCTCCGCGCGAACGGCACGCCGCCCCACCGGGTGGTGCTGGAAGTCACCGAGAGCCTGCTGATGGACGTGCCGGACGCCGAGTGCGTCATGCGGGACCTGCGGCAGCTCGGCGTGCAACTGGACCTCGACGATTTCGGCACCGGATACAGCAGCCTGTCGTACCTGCAGCGCTTCCCGTTCACGGGCCTGAAGATCGACCGGTCCTTCCTGAGCAACCTCGGCCTGGAGGCCGGTGCGGACGGTCCCGGCGCGAATATCGTGCGGTCGGTGGTGGCGCTCGCGCACAGCCTGAATCTCACCGTCACGGCAGAAGGGGTGGAGACGCCCGCCCAGCTGAAGTTCCTGCAGGGCATCGGCTGCGAGCACCTGCAGGGCTACCACCTCGGTCGTCCTGCACGGCCCGCCCCCCTGCCTTGA
- a CDS encoding MFS transporter, with translation MTSQDARLWNRSFLLWWLGSAQSALGTALAGIATSFLVLHQTGSAGKMGVNLALALLPSLLSPLFGTLVDRLPLRLPLMAGNVLRGALQLTVGVLALRGHVPLELIYAASFLTGMIGAFYTPASMGVLPRLVRREHLQRATGLMQGSTQVMQLAGTVGGGVLVGLLGSAPALLIDGTTFMLFAVLTLLIRLPARGSVPSGETFWASFTSGFRYALSSPVTLGLPLMAFILNAAFAPLEMLLPARMTALGAGAQGFGLFFGLLLAGLATGSFGMSALGHRVDARTLSVPAYVTMGAVVLLLSFTRAPLQMYVLAFTMGVANAVLNLSITVIFQRRVAPEYYGRVGSLLGMVSTAGMPLAMLVLAPVADRVSVQLVFGVAGVLTLLASGVWAILLRADRPAEAPATLPA, from the coding sequence ATGACCTCCCAGGACGCCCGCCTCTGGAACCGTTCTTTCCTGCTCTGGTGGCTCGGCTCGGCGCAGAGCGCGCTCGGCACGGCCCTCGCCGGGATCGCCACCAGCTTCCTGGTGCTGCACCAGACCGGCAGCGCCGGCAAGATGGGCGTGAACCTCGCGCTCGCCCTGCTCCCGAGTCTGCTCTCGCCGCTGTTCGGGACGCTGGTGGACCGCCTGCCGCTGCGCCTCCCGCTCATGGCCGGGAACGTCCTGCGCGGCGCGCTGCAGCTCACGGTCGGCGTGCTCGCCCTGCGCGGGCACGTCCCGCTCGAACTGATCTACGCCGCTTCCTTCCTGACGGGGATGATCGGGGCGTTCTACACGCCCGCCAGCATGGGCGTCCTGCCGCGCCTCGTGCGGCGCGAGCACCTGCAGCGCGCCACCGGCCTCATGCAGGGCAGCACGCAGGTCATGCAGCTTGCCGGGACGGTCGGCGGCGGCGTCCTCGTCGGCCTGCTCGGCAGTGCGCCTGCCCTGCTGATCGACGGGACCACCTTCATGCTCTTCGCGGTCCTCACCCTGCTGATCCGGCTGCCCGCCCGTGGCAGCGTGCCGTCCGGTGAGACCTTCTGGGCGTCGTTCACCTCCGGATTCCGGTACGCGCTCAGCAGTCCCGTCACGCTGGGCCTGCCGCTCATGGCCTTCATCCTGAACGCGGCCTTCGCGCCGCTGGAGATGCTGCTGCCCGCACGCATGACGGCCCTCGGTGCGGGCGCGCAGGGCTTCGGGCTGTTCTTCGGCCTGCTGCTCGCCGGGCTCGCCACCGGCAGCTTCGGCATGTCCGCCCTCGGGCACCGCGTGGACGCGCGCACCCTCAGCGTGCCCGCCTACGTGACGATGGGCGCCGTCGTCCTGCTGCTCAGCTTCACGCGCGCCCCGCTGCAGATGTACGTCCTCGCGTTCACGATGGGCGTCGCGAACGCCGTCCTCAACCTGTCCATCACCGTGATCTTCCAGCGGCGCGTCGCGCCCGAATACTACGGCCGGGTCGGCAGCCTGCTCGGGATGGTCAGCACGGCCGGCATGCCGCTCGCGATGCTTGTCCTCGCCCCCGTCGCCGACCGGGTCTCCGTACAGCTGGTCTTCGGTGTGGCGGGCGTCCTCACCCTCCTCGCGTCTGGCGTGTGGGCGATCCTGCTGCGCGCCGACCGGCCCGCCGAAGCGCCCGCCACCCTCCCCGCCTGA
- a CDS encoding carboxylesterase/lipase family protein, producing MKRFPVVHALLSAALFTGLAAAQGTALPPEPVTVQTDHGPVVGRQSQVRSFLGIPYAAPPVGALRWKSPQPAAPWTTPRDAAQVGSQCPQTVIALFALPGETPGTVRGKEDCLTLNVYTPAGVTPQSRLPVMTWIHGGSFITGSGGIYNGAELARKYGVVVVTVNYRLGALGWLSLPALSAEGGGSSGNYGLQDQQAALRWVQSNIAAFGGDPAKVTLAGESAGGMSVCAHLASPQSAGLFRGAIIQSGLCTSPGNAVTLAQAEARNTRAVGALGCKATDLACLRTLDLQKLLALKVPGLRPTSAQVWSPVYLSADLPLQLRDAFGSGQFNRVPVLNGTTHDEGRLFIQVASPDGKPVTPLLYWGGTGLTVGLLNTSRTLARYPYRRYGTPALAFATLFTDAVFSCTALRVNQAVSQYVPVYAFEFNDPQAVTVLKTPVDLPGLGSPHSSSLVYAFQTSIAGLADTARFTPAQRTLSDAFSGAWMAFVKTGNPNGAGSGWQAFDAARGNVQVFTPTGVQESTGFAADHQCEYWLPLDLK from the coding sequence ATGAAGAGGTTTCCGGTGGTTCATGCCCTGCTGTCCGCCGCCCTGTTCACCGGTCTTGCTGCTGCCCAGGGCACGGCCCTGCCGCCTGAGCCTGTCACCGTCCAGACGGATCACGGCCCGGTGGTGGGCCGTCAGTCGCAGGTGCGCAGCTTCCTGGGCATTCCATACGCGGCCCCGCCGGTCGGCGCGCTGCGCTGGAAGTCGCCTCAGCCGGCCGCACCGTGGACGACGCCGCGTGACGCCGCGCAGGTCGGCAGTCAGTGCCCGCAGACCGTGATCGCGCTGTTCGCCCTGCCCGGGGAGACGCCCGGCACCGTCCGGGGTAAGGAGGACTGCCTGACCCTGAACGTGTACACCCCGGCAGGCGTGACGCCGCAGAGCCGGTTGCCGGTGATGACCTGGATTCACGGCGGGTCGTTCATCACTGGGTCGGGCGGCATCTACAACGGTGCGGAGCTGGCCCGGAAGTACGGTGTCGTGGTGGTCACGGTGAACTACCGGCTGGGGGCGCTCGGGTGGCTGTCACTGCCCGCCCTGAGCGCCGAAGGGGGCGGGTCGTCCGGCAATTACGGCCTGCAGGACCAGCAGGCGGCCCTGCGCTGGGTGCAGTCGAACATCGCGGCCTTCGGAGGGGACCCGGCGAAGGTCACGCTGGCGGGGGAATCGGCGGGCGGCATGAGTGTCTGCGCGCACCTCGCGTCGCCGCAGTCGGCGGGGCTGTTCCGGGGCGCGATCATTCAGAGTGGACTGTGCACCAGTCCAGGCAACGCGGTCACGCTCGCGCAGGCGGAGGCCCGCAACACCCGGGCTGTGGGCGCGCTCGGCTGCAAGGCCACGGACCTCGCGTGCCTGCGCACCCTCGACCTGCAGAAGCTGCTGGCGCTCAAGGTGCCGGGCCTGCGGCCCACCAGCGCGCAGGTCTGGTCTCCCGTGTACCTGAGTGCCGATCTGCCGCTGCAGCTGCGTGACGCGTTCGGCAGCGGGCAGTTCAACCGGGTGCCGGTCCTGAACGGCACCACGCACGACGAGGGACGGCTCTTCATTCAGGTGGCGTCCCCTGACGGGAAGCCAGTGACGCCGCTGCTGTACTGGGGCGGAACCGGTCTGACGGTCGGGCTGCTGAACACCAGCCGGACCCTGGCCCGCTACCCGTACCGCCGCTACGGGACGCCGGCCCTGGCGTTCGCGACCCTGTTCACGGACGCCGTGTTCAGCTGCACGGCGCTGCGCGTGAATCAGGCGGTCTCACAGTACGTTCCCGTGTACGCCTTCGAGTTCAACGACCCGCAGGCCGTCACCGTCCTCAAGACCCCGGTCGACCTGCCGGGGCTCGGTTCGCCTCACTCCAGCTCGCTCGTGTATGCCTTCCAGACCTCCATCGCCGGGCTGGCTGACACGGCCCGGTTCACGCCCGCCCAGCGGACCCTGTCGGACGCCTTCAGCGGCGCGTGGATGGCCTTCGTGAAGACCGGCAACCCGAACGGTGCAGGGAGTGGCTGGCAGGCCTTCGACGCGGCGCGCGGCAACGTGCAGGTCTTCACGCCCACTGGCGTGCAGGAAAGCACCGGGTTCGCGGCCGACCATCAGTGCGAGTACTGGCTGCCACTGGACCTGAAGTGA
- a CDS encoding diguanylate cyclase: protein MPARQSLERQLLVGFLLPVLAIVAVAAFSLPAFQAARQSALEVRHTQDVINGVRTLQTLERQWLITRSAADREAFTRTWQRTSALVQDNPPQQRRLQVWRDRLFRLPPQGTLAQQLQENLALAQSLVDVEDGLLAGRQGTAQQRVTAARWAVLIGLPLIAVLGAVLAVLMLRRVRRLTVPLLEATTRVQAGDLSVRIPVQGDDELSVIAAHFNDMTASLERNLQEQRSLQRTLESRVEAMVQASTAELLHLGQLGVFMQACEGPREAADVITRVAPALFPTGGSVSLLAASRNVLDRFAAWGCGEAGGTWLPEECWASRLGAAHAAAPDLHVPRCAHDHTDRASLCLPLSAQGETLGVVTLHFPDTAALRDGQALAQRFADRVSLALANLRLKETLQHQSVRDPLTGLYNRRYFEETGARELARARRQGWPLSVVMLDVDHFKTFNDVHGHAVGDMVLRRLGHVMGQQFREEDVACRYGGEEFVMLLPNCGAEAAQARAEALRSAVQEMAVMAPDSTGLTVTVSVGVTQAGPNEVELGSVVDRADQALYRAKHLGRNRVVPLPAHS from the coding sequence ATGCCTGCGCGTCAGTCGTTGGAGCGTCAGCTCCTGGTGGGGTTCCTGCTGCCGGTCCTCGCGATCGTCGCGGTGGCCGCCTTCAGCCTCCCGGCCTTTCAGGCTGCCCGGCAGAGTGCCCTGGAGGTGCGGCACACGCAGGACGTCATCAACGGGGTGCGGACCCTGCAGACCCTGGAACGGCAGTGGCTCATCACCCGCAGCGCCGCCGACCGGGAAGCCTTCACCCGCACCTGGCAGCGCACCTCAGCCCTGGTGCAGGACAACCCTCCGCAGCAGCGGCGCCTGCAGGTGTGGCGCGACCGGCTGTTCCGTCTGCCGCCGCAGGGCACCCTGGCACAGCAGCTGCAGGAGAATCTCGCGCTCGCGCAGTCGCTGGTGGACGTGGAGGACGGGCTGCTCGCGGGGCGGCAGGGCACGGCGCAGCAGCGGGTCACGGCGGCCCGCTGGGCGGTGCTGATCGGCCTGCCGCTCATCGCCGTGCTGGGCGCGGTGCTGGCCGTCCTGATGCTGCGGCGGGTGCGGCGACTGACCGTGCCGCTGCTGGAGGCCACCACGCGCGTGCAGGCGGGCGACCTCAGCGTCCGCATTCCCGTGCAGGGGGATGACGAGCTGAGCGTGATCGCCGCGCACTTCAACGACATGACGGCTTCGCTGGAACGCAACCTGCAGGAGCAGCGGTCCCTGCAGCGGACGCTGGAATCGCGTGTGGAGGCGATGGTGCAGGCCAGCACGGCCGAACTGCTGCACCTCGGGCAGCTGGGCGTGTTCATGCAGGCCTGCGAGGGGCCGCGCGAGGCGGCGGACGTCATCACGCGGGTCGCGCCGGCCCTGTTTCCCACGGGGGGGAGCGTGTCGCTGCTCGCGGCGTCCCGGAACGTGCTGGACCGCTTCGCCGCGTGGGGGTGCGGCGAGGCGGGCGGGACGTGGCTGCCGGAGGAGTGCTGGGCGTCGCGGCTCGGGGCGGCGCACGCGGCCGCGCCGGACCTGCACGTGCCGCGTTGCGCGCACGACCACACGGACCGGGCGTCGCTGTGCCTGCCGCTCAGCGCGCAGGGTGAGACGCTGGGTGTGGTGACGCTGCACTTCCCGGACACGGCGGCGCTGCGGGACGGTCAGGCGCTCGCGCAACGGTTCGCGGACCGGGTGTCGCTGGCGCTCGCGAACCTGCGGCTCAAGGAGACGCTGCAGCATCAGAGCGTCCGGGACCCGCTGACAGGCCTGTACAACCGGCGGTATTTCGAGGAGACGGGCGCGCGTGAACTGGCGCGGGCGCGGCGGCAGGGCTGGCCGCTGAGCGTGGTGATGCTGGACGTGGATCACTTCAAGACCTTCAACGACGTGCATGGGCACGCGGTGGGCGACATGGTACTGCGGCGGCTGGGACACGTGATGGGGCAGCAGTTCCGGGAGGAGGACGTGGCGTGCCGGTACGGCGGGGAGGAGTTCGTGATGCTGCTCCCGAACTGCGGCGCGGAAGCCGCGCAGGCGCGGGCCGAGGCGCTGCGGTCGGCGGTGCAGGAGATGGCGGTCATGGCGCCCGACAGCACCGGTCTGACGGTGACGGTGTCGGTGGGGGTGACGCAGGCCGGACCGAACGAGGTGGAGCTCGGGAGCGTCGTGGACCGTGCGGATCAGGCGCTGTACCGCGCCAAGCACCTCGGCCGCAACCGCGTCGTGCCGCTGCCTGCGCATTCCTGA